From a single Gracilimonas sp. genomic region:
- a CDS encoding efflux RND transporter permease subunit has product MKLPRIAIENYRFVFVLVLLAMLVGVYSFFTMPRSEDPELSLPNYTITVVLPGTGPEDMEELVVDPIEEGVDKIENVAEIYTEITDGLAIIQVEGEFGIDYDEQYDDISSEINAIRQELPSGIQRLSVEQYKPEDRTVIMQLALVSNSATFIDLKDVADNIQDQLEEIKGVQSTEIVAIPREEIRVEVNFERLNDYGVSLDQLISGIRDENQNIPGGSINVQDKYFTIKTSGSFESLQDIKNMPIGIGRSIIRLSDVAKINIDHQDERWLARVNGNRAIYLAVKRGADENLIDISEKVSQKLTSIKENIRSDIQLDVVFEQAPAVKDRINGFFFNLLQGVLLVGLMIFLFLGMRSSAVVMIIIPIAMIITIGVLNQIGYGLQQISIASLVIALGLLVDNGIVVIENIVRFKKEGYSILESAIKGTSEVSYAIISSTVTTVLAFAPLAFLQSGPGEFLRSLPITVIITLIVSLILALCLTPIVANIFIQKINDKNSSTVDKYLMVIINRVYEPILKFALSKSIYVVIGALILFGGSLALFPSIGVSFFPTADKPMLLINVDTPEGSNIYRTDHAVRFIESVLDSTDYVEKYISNSGHGNPQVYYNRIPEKYKPNHGQVLVNFKTWDPKKFYSTLEQLREDFSEYVGGQISFRELKNGAPFNAPIEIRIRGQKLNTLKSLSQNVEKVIRDQEGTKDVDNPLAISKTDLKVEINKEKAALYNVSIGAIDRAVKAGISGLTIDQTTLNDGEEYPIVVRLPVGQSPSIDDFDNITVTSKLNEAIPIKQLIRLKFEQSIPQLLHYDLTRTTAVTANVINPDKTTEVTESIIEELDRLNWPRGYDYYVAGEYESQQESFGDLGSLLIIALIGIFAVLVLQFKSFLQPLIIFSAIPLAVTGSFIALFITNWSFSFFAFVGFISLVGIVVNNSIILVDYANTLIQEIGDFDVGLIKACKTRFTPIVLTTATTIVGLIPLTLSNTSLWSPLGWTIIGGMVSSTLLTLVIVPILYTWFTRKEEVI; this is encoded by the coding sequence ATGAAACTACCAAGAATTGCTATTGAAAATTACCGCTTTGTTTTTGTTCTCGTTCTATTAGCCATGTTAGTCGGGGTTTATTCTTTTTTTACTATGCCTCGTTCTGAAGACCCTGAACTCTCTTTACCAAACTACACCATTACAGTCGTACTCCCTGGAACAGGGCCAGAAGACATGGAAGAATTAGTGGTAGATCCTATTGAAGAAGGTGTAGATAAAATAGAAAACGTTGCAGAAATCTATACTGAGATAACTGATGGGTTGGCCATCATTCAGGTGGAAGGTGAATTTGGAATAGACTATGACGAACAATATGATGACATAAGCAGTGAAATAAATGCTATTCGTCAAGAATTACCAAGTGGGATACAAAGGTTGTCTGTTGAGCAGTATAAACCTGAAGATAGAACTGTAATTATGCAGTTGGCATTAGTTTCGAACTCGGCGACCTTCATTGATTTAAAGGATGTAGCGGATAATATCCAGGACCAGTTAGAAGAGATAAAAGGTGTTCAGTCTACAGAAATTGTAGCTATACCCAGAGAAGAAATAAGGGTAGAGGTAAATTTCGAAAGGCTTAATGATTATGGTGTATCACTCGATCAGCTTATAAGTGGAATCAGGGATGAAAATCAAAATATACCCGGTGGTTCAATAAATGTTCAGGATAAGTATTTCACGATTAAAACAAGTGGCAGCTTTGAGTCACTACAGGACATAAAAAACATGCCAATTGGTATTGGTAGATCAATTATTCGTTTAAGCGATGTAGCTAAAATAAATATTGATCACCAAGATGAAAGGTGGCTTGCAAGAGTCAATGGTAATCGGGCTATTTACTTAGCGGTTAAAAGAGGTGCTGATGAAAATTTGATTGATATTTCTGAAAAAGTATCTCAAAAACTTACTTCAATTAAAGAGAATATAAGGTCTGACATTCAGTTAGATGTTGTCTTTGAACAGGCTCCGGCGGTTAAGGATAGAATCAATGGTTTCTTTTTTAATCTCTTACAAGGGGTCTTACTTGTAGGCCTTATGATTTTTTTATTCCTAGGAATGAGGTCCTCAGCAGTCGTCATGATCATCATTCCAATAGCGATGATTATAACGATTGGTGTGCTTAATCAAATTGGTTATGGGCTTCAACAAATCTCTATTGCATCACTAGTTATTGCACTTGGTCTACTTGTTGATAATGGGATCGTAGTCATCGAAAACATCGTAAGATTTAAGAAGGAAGGCTATTCAATACTTGAGTCTGCAATAAAGGGTACATCAGAAGTTAGTTACGCTATAATTAGCTCTACTGTGACAACAGTATTGGCATTTGCCCCCCTTGCTTTCCTTCAAAGCGGACCGGGAGAATTTCTACGGTCATTGCCGATAACTGTGATAATTACGCTAATTGTATCTCTGATCTTGGCACTTTGCTTAACACCAATAGTAGCGAATATTTTTATTCAGAAGATCAATGATAAAAACTCATCAACAGTTGATAAATATCTGATGGTAATTATAAATAGAGTTTACGAACCTATTCTAAAGTTTGCGCTGAGTAAAAGCATTTATGTGGTAATTGGTGCTTTGATATTATTTGGTGGGTCTTTAGCATTATTTCCCTCTATTGGTGTTAGTTTTTTTCCGACTGCAGATAAACCTATGCTTCTTATAAATGTTGATACACCTGAAGGATCTAATATTTACAGAACCGATCATGCAGTAAGATTTATAGAGTCAGTATTAGATTCTACAGATTACGTTGAGAAATATATTTCAAACTCAGGCCATGGAAACCCTCAAGTATACTACAATAGAATTCCTGAAAAGTATAAGCCTAACCATGGTCAGGTTTTAGTTAACTTTAAAACATGGGATCCGAAAAAGTTTTATTCAACTTTAGAACAATTAAGAGAAGATTTTTCGGAATATGTAGGGGGCCAAATATCCTTTCGTGAATTAAAAAATGGTGCACCTTTTAATGCCCCTATAGAAATTCGAATAAGAGGCCAGAAGCTTAACACTCTTAAGTCATTATCTCAGAATGTTGAAAAGGTAATAAGGGATCAAGAGGGAACAAAAGATGTAGATAATCCTCTTGCAATATCAAAAACTGATTTAAAAGTTGAGATAAATAAAGAGAAAGCCGCTCTATATAATGTGTCAATCGGAGCAATTGATAGAGCAGTAAAAGCAGGAATATCTGGGCTTACGATAGATCAAACTACACTTAATGACGGAGAAGAATACCCAATTGTGGTTCGTCTACCTGTAGGGCAATCACCATCAATTGATGATTTCGATAATATTACTGTTACTTCAAAGCTCAATGAAGCCATTCCTATTAAACAACTCATTCGGCTTAAATTTGAGCAGTCCATACCTCAACTTTTACATTACGACTTAACAAGAACGACAGCTGTTACAGCCAATGTTATAAATCCAGATAAAACGACTGAAGTCACGGAATCCATAATTGAAGAGTTGGATAGGCTAAATTGGCCAAGGGGATATGATTACTATGTTGCCGGAGAGTATGAGTCACAGCAAGAGTCCTTTGGTGATTTAGGATCATTGTTAATCATAGCTCTGATTGGGATTTTCGCTGTATTGGTACTACAATTCAAATCATTTCTTCAACCCCTTATAATCTTCTCTGCAATACCGTTGGCAGTGACTGGTTCTTTCATAGCATTATTTATTACAAATTGGTCCTTTTCATTTTTCGCATTTGTTGGGTTCATAAGTCTTGTAGGTATTGTCGTAAATAATTCAATCATCCTTGTTGACTATGCTAATACTCTCATCCAAGAGATCGGTGATTTCGATGTTGGTCTTATTAAAGCGTGTAAGACTAGGTTTACACCTATTGTGCTTACAACAGCCACTACTATCGTCGGTTTAATTCCCCTCACTTTATCAAATACTAGCCTTTGGTCACCATTAGGGTGGACAATTATTGGTGGAATGGTCTCATCAACATTATTAACCCTCGTAATAGTACCCATACTTTACACCTGGTTTACGAGAAAAGAAGAGGTCATATAA
- a CDS encoding efflux RND transporter periplasmic adaptor subunit has product MKRFKVLKFAILLMFILIYGCSSKTDDSSKQKDNVLTKQAYAVELIHSQEPILIKRTGNVAYGKSMSLSFKTPGFVKILHKQIGSQIKKGEVLAEINLKEIEAKKNVAEYALEKAERDFERVKTLYSDSSATLTQVEDLKTKVEIAANELQIAKFNYDQSTITSPIDGKITRKFVEEGELIQPGIPVYSISSSQDLIFRTSVTDQEVSLISLGDSASVSLASYPGQKVKAIVSQIAETPNPNAGTYEIELQLRQPFTSIKEGMFGSVVIYPSNAANYVSIPIESIVEPKDEDIIIYGITDQSERVEERHVRPKYILNDQLIVDAKELTGLKKVFTRGSKFLKSGDIVKVLEE; this is encoded by the coding sequence ATGAAACGATTTAAAGTCTTGAAATTTGCAATACTTCTGATGTTCATCCTCATTTATGGGTGTAGTTCAAAGACAGACGATTCAAGCAAGCAAAAGGATAATGTGTTGACAAAACAAGCCTATGCTGTTGAGTTAATACACTCTCAAGAACCAATTCTAATCAAAAGAACTGGAAATGTCGCTTATGGAAAGTCGATGAGCTTATCGTTTAAAACACCGGGTTTTGTAAAAATTTTGCACAAACAAATTGGGTCACAAATAAAAAAAGGTGAGGTACTTGCGGAAATAAATCTAAAAGAGATTGAAGCAAAGAAAAATGTGGCTGAATATGCACTTGAAAAGGCAGAACGTGATTTTGAAAGGGTCAAAACGTTATATAGTGATTCTAGTGCAACACTAACACAGGTTGAAGACTTAAAAACTAAAGTAGAAATAGCAGCTAATGAGCTTCAAATAGCAAAATTTAACTATGACCAATCCACTATAACTTCACCAATAGATGGGAAAATTACTCGCAAATTCGTAGAAGAGGGTGAGCTAATTCAACCTGGTATACCTGTTTATTCGATTAGTAGTAGTCAAGACCTCATTTTTAGGACTTCCGTGACTGATCAGGAAGTTAGCCTAATAAGTCTAGGTGATAGCGCGAGTGTTTCGCTAGCCTCATATCCCGGTCAAAAGGTAAAAGCGATTGTAAGCCAAATAGCGGAGACCCCAAATCCAAATGCAGGGACATATGAAATAGAACTTCAGTTAAGACAACCTTTTACGTCCATAAAGGAAGGGATGTTTGGATCGGTAGTAATTTACCCTTCTAATGCAGCTAATTATGTAAGTATTCCTATAGAATCTATCGTTGAGCCCAAAGATGAGGATATCATTATTTATGGAATAACTGATCAGTCAGAAAGAGTGGAAGAGAGACATGTCAGACCAAAATATATTTTAAATGATCAACTGATTGTTGATGCAAAAGAGTTAACTGGTTTAAAAAAAGTATTTACTAGAGGAAGTAAATTTTTGAAAAGTGGTGATATTGTTAAGGTCTTAGAGGAGTGA
- a CDS encoding TolC family protein — MKFLRSRLVVFFNSKYTNRYIFITLATLLLSFRANAQSSELDRYISIALENNKGLIEQQLNVKIADKNSEIARSYFLPNISLQASYDIAEGGRTIDVPVGDLLNPLYGSVNDLLGENRFPTNLENVSTPILLDDFQETKLRVIQPLFNTDIFYSYKAQRSLQDVQDIKKEAFKNELIKEVKIGYYNYLSAVKAVEIHQSTKNQLEEVLEYNKSLFKNGEITKDVLSQTELELSNTESEILSFKNKKSKAKYYFNILLNRPLGTDIIQSEETLSMFIAEGEDYSVNSALRNRSDLQALRKGSQALEYTLQREKYGRLPEIFVSADVGYQGVGYNFSDQEFMLIRFGLKWELFNALKHTKEIQKARLKLQKNENKIQTLQDQIELQVMNSKEAVSHARAMLGTRKLGEKSAYERFNIVKNRYEQGEVIFLEYLEAQKDLQRSKLKKLIAQYDLLKEIARLDSIVENIK, encoded by the coding sequence ATGAAATTTCTAAGAAGTAGACTTGTGGTTTTTTTTAACTCAAAATATACCAATCGGTATATTTTTATTACCCTTGCAACTCTTTTGTTGTCTTTCAGGGCCAATGCACAATCGAGTGAATTAGATCGATATATATCCATTGCATTAGAAAACAATAAAGGTCTCATAGAGCAACAGCTAAATGTGAAAATAGCAGATAAGAATTCAGAGATAGCACGCTCGTATTTTCTACCCAATATTTCTTTACAAGCCTCATATGACATAGCTGAAGGTGGCCGAACCATAGATGTACCAGTCGGAGATCTATTAAACCCTTTATATGGCTCTGTTAACGACCTGCTTGGTGAAAATCGTTTTCCGACAAATCTTGAAAATGTTAGCACTCCGATATTATTGGATGACTTTCAGGAGACGAAGCTCAGGGTGATTCAACCACTTTTCAATACCGATATTTTTTATTCCTACAAAGCACAAAGGTCTTTACAAGATGTCCAGGATATAAAGAAAGAGGCTTTTAAGAACGAGCTGATAAAAGAAGTCAAAATTGGGTATTACAATTATTTAAGTGCGGTTAAAGCAGTAGAAATACACCAAAGCACAAAGAACCAATTAGAAGAAGTATTAGAGTACAATAAATCACTATTTAAAAATGGTGAAATAACGAAAGATGTCCTAAGTCAGACAGAGCTCGAACTAAGTAATACAGAAAGTGAAATACTGAGCTTTAAAAACAAGAAGTCTAAAGCTAAATATTATTTCAATATACTTCTCAATCGCCCATTAGGTACAGATATAATACAATCAGAAGAAACCCTGAGTATGTTTATAGCTGAAGGTGAAGATTATTCAGTGAATTCAGCTCTACGAAACCGAAGTGATCTTCAAGCATTGCGAAAAGGCAGTCAAGCTTTGGAGTATACTCTTCAGCGAGAAAAATATGGCAGGCTTCCAGAAATATTTGTCTCAGCAGATGTTGGTTATCAAGGGGTAGGCTACAATTTTTCAGATCAAGAATTCATGTTGATTAGGTTTGGTCTTAAATGGGAGCTATTCAATGCTTTGAAACATACCAAAGAAATTCAAAAAGCACGTCTTAAGCTACAAAAGAATGAGAATAAAATTCAAACACTTCAAGACCAGATTGAATTACAAGTCATGAACTCAAAAGAAGCAGTAAGTCATGCTCGTGCAATGCTAGGTACAAGAAAGTTAGGAGAGAAAAGTGCATACGAACGATTTAATATTGTGAAAAATAGATATGAGCAGGGGGAGGTAATTTTTCTAGAGTATCTGGAAGCGCAAAAGGATTTGCAAAGATCAAAACTCAAAAAGCTAATAGCGCAATATGATCTGTTAAAGGAAATAGCACGACTAGATTCAATAGTTGAAAACATTAAATAG
- a CDS encoding TetR/AcrR family transcriptional regulator, whose translation MKYEKSDITKNKIIEESAHLFNVQGYAPTSMSDIEKATGFTKGCIYGHFNSKDDIAVAAFDYNRRILIDNIKSQVRSTEGSIDKLKAIIHSYKKNVNTPQFKGGCPILNTATESDDSYEVLRPKVKQTLNIWSGTVEEIIKNGIVAGEINEDVQPKKIASLFVSIYEGSIMLMKMYKDAQHMNYAFEQLENLIDEISKK comes from the coding sequence ATGAAGTACGAAAAATCAGACATAACGAAAAACAAAATCATTGAGGAATCAGCACACCTTTTTAATGTTCAAGGATATGCGCCCACTTCAATGTCTGACATAGAAAAAGCAACTGGCTTTACGAAAGGGTGTATATATGGGCATTTTAACTCAAAAGATGACATAGCGGTTGCAGCTTTTGACTACAATCGTAGAATCTTGATTGATAATATAAAAAGTCAGGTCAGAAGCACAGAAGGCAGTATTGATAAGTTAAAAGCTATTATACATAGTTATAAAAAGAACGTGAATACCCCTCAGTTTAAAGGTGGATGCCCAATTTTAAACACTGCAACAGAAAGCGATGATTCGTATGAGGTACTCCGACCAAAAGTTAAGCAAACGTTAAATATTTGGTCTGGGACAGTGGAAGAAATTATTAAGAATGGTATTGTCGCTGGGGAGATTAATGAAGATGTGCAGCCCAAAAAAATTGCCTCTTTATTTGTATCTATTTATGAAGGTAGTATAATGTTAATGAAGATGTATAAAGATGCCCAGCATATGAACTATGCTTTTGAACAACTAGAGAATTTGATTGATGAAATTTCTAAGAAGTAG
- a CDS encoding pyridoxal-phosphate dependent enzyme: MIQFEITPNDIIQADNRISNYIVKTPVLYSQNLKKDYDLDVKLKLENQQVSGSFKPRGSINKILKTRNSFKDPSYVAPTAGGHGVGLSYAGKVLGVDVEIHMPKSADKDRIRDIKENGAKLFFHESVEAASIIAKRKAKKEGKIFVSAYDDLDMIEGAGTMAFESMDEFSDIDCLVCGVGGGGYISGMAIILKSINPDLHIIGVQQNKAAFLKRWYDTQKYPGDYKLDYSIAEGIGGYIEKDCVTWPIVNSLVDEFISVSENDIKQTLLWMLDRHKVYTEPSGVVGLTAIMANRHYFKKFNHIFTVISGQNMSLDKFKGQIMN, translated from the coding sequence ATGATTCAATTTGAAATTACCCCTAATGACATTATTCAGGCGGATAATCGTATATCAAACTATATAGTAAAAACGCCTGTATTATATTCTCAAAATTTAAAAAAAGATTATGACCTAGATGTGAAACTTAAATTAGAGAATCAGCAAGTATCTGGGAGTTTTAAACCAAGAGGTAGCATTAATAAAATTCTCAAAACACGAAACAGTTTTAAAGATCCATCATATGTAGCGCCTACGGCTGGTGGACACGGTGTCGGACTTTCATATGCTGGAAAGGTATTAGGGGTTGATGTTGAAATTCACATGCCGAAATCTGCTGATAAAGACAGGATAAGAGATATAAAGGAAAATGGTGCTAAACTATTTTTCCATGAATCCGTTGAAGCAGCTTCAATAATTGCAAAAAGGAAAGCAAAGAAAGAAGGTAAAATATTCGTTTCTGCATATGATGATCTAGATATGATAGAGGGTGCTGGCACAATGGCCTTTGAGTCTATGGATGAATTCTCAGATATAGATTGTTTGGTTTGTGGAGTGGGGGGAGGAGGGTATATCTCAGGTATGGCAATCATCCTAAAAAGCATTAATCCTGATTTACACATAATTGGGGTTCAGCAAAACAAGGCTGCCTTTCTTAAAAGATGGTACGATACCCAAAAGTATCCAGGTGATTATAAGCTTGATTATTCAATAGCGGAAGGAATTGGGGGCTATATTGAAAAAGATTGTGTTACGTGGCCTATAGTTAATTCATTAGTTGATGAATTTATTTCCGTCTCAGAAAATGATATAAAACAAACATTACTATGGATGTTAGATCGGCATAAGGTCTACACTGAACCCAGTGGGGTTGTAGGGCTCACTGCAATTATGGCGAATAGACATTACTTCAAAAAGTTTAATCATATTTTTACTGTAATATCTGGTCAAAATATGTCATTAGACAAGTTTAAAGGCCAAATAATGAATTAA
- a CDS encoding DinB family protein: protein MTIDSVSSFIDYYHNIRKRTDRLLSVIQPEHLDWTYSEGKFTIADIIRHIAAIERYMYAETVIGNPSRYKGCDKKLADGYEEVMAFYKISRQESLEVFQSLNDEDLKKKCLIPGRTKITIWKWLRAMVEHEVHHRGQLYIYLNMIGVETPPMFGMTEEELRKVN from the coding sequence ATGACTATCGATAGTGTATCATCATTTATTGACTACTACCACAATATTAGAAAAAGAACTGATCGGTTACTCTCAGTTATTCAGCCTGAACATTTAGATTGGACATATAGTGAGGGTAAATTTACTATTGCTGATATTATTCGTCATATAGCAGCCATTGAAAGATATATGTATGCTGAAACGGTCATTGGAAACCCAAGTAGATATAAAGGGTGTGATAAAAAGTTAGCGGACGGTTATGAGGAGGTCATGGCGTTTTATAAAATCAGTCGTCAGGAATCATTGGAAGTATTTCAATCCTTAAATGATGAAGATTTAAAAAAGAAATGCCTCATCCCTGGAAGAACAAAGATCACAATTTGGAAGTGGTTAAGAGCAATGGTTGAGCATGAAGTTCACCATAGAGGTCAACTTTATATTTACTTGAATATGATTGGGGTTGAAACGCCACCTATGTTCGGTATGACCGAAGAGGAACTAAGAAAAGTAAATTAA
- a CDS encoding AraC family transcriptional regulator — translation MIINSTKEIPLVTLPKFRERYTSLKSTGHYKNFDLLHLKSFSGSLPSHRIDFYLVILLEKGEMELELGSSEYKLDQPSLIFINPQIVYKAKTISENLIGYCLLFSDDFFQSGLPSSRKLRTSPLFKISNQPILCLKDEHVEYLNQLISLIEDELTFLSSTDYRVIQSLLHAIINKSESLYQKGHCKLHKPVDSSSLLVHRFQELLLKDLEPIKEHYPITMHTVKEYADELDVSQNYLNDTIKKVTGKTAGQLISEYLIDHATICLKHSDLEISEIAFRLGFDEPSYFSRVFKKIIGLSPTDYRDHTNL, via the coding sequence ATGATCATAAACAGCACAAAAGAAATTCCTCTTGTTACTCTACCAAAATTCCGTGAAAGATATACTTCACTAAAAAGTACAGGACATTACAAGAATTTTGACTTACTTCATCTTAAAAGTTTCTCCGGGTCACTTCCCTCACATCGAATAGACTTTTACTTGGTAATACTGTTAGAAAAAGGGGAAATGGAATTAGAATTAGGCTCAAGTGAATACAAGCTCGATCAACCCTCTCTTATCTTTATCAATCCACAAATCGTGTATAAGGCTAAAACAATATCAGAGAATTTAATTGGCTATTGCCTCTTATTTTCAGATGATTTCTTTCAATCAGGATTACCAAGTTCTAGAAAACTAAGAACAAGCCCTCTTTTTAAAATCTCCAATCAGCCTATTTTATGTTTAAAGGATGAACATGTTGAATACTTAAATCAACTCATCTCATTGATTGAGGATGAATTGACCTTTCTCAGTTCAACTGATTATAGAGTTATTCAAAGCTTGCTGCATGCGATCATAAACAAATCTGAATCTCTGTATCAGAAGGGACACTGCAAGCTTCACAAACCGGTTGATTCGAGTTCTTTATTAGTTCATCGTTTTCAAGAGCTCTTGTTGAAAGATTTAGAACCTATTAAGGAGCACTATCCTATCACTATGCATACTGTAAAAGAGTATGCTGATGAATTGGATGTATCACAGAATTATTTAAACGACACTATAAAAAAAGTAACAGGTAAAACCGCCGGTCAACTTATATCAGAATATCTCATAGATCATGCTACTATATGTTTGAAACACTCAGATCTTGAAATTTCAGAAATTGCTTTCCGACTTGGCTTTGATGAACCATCATACTTCTCTCGTGTTTTTAAAAAAATAATTGGTTTATCTCCCACCGATTATAGAGATCATACTAATCTGTAG
- a CDS encoding alkene reductase — MLFNDLKLGNHLLKNRIVMPPMTRSRAGHGDVPTSLMAKYYQQRTSAGLIISEGTQISQQGKGYAWTPGIHSPEQVKGWKEVTDAVRKKDGVIFAQLWHVGRVSHTSLQPANKAPVSSSELVADGVKVYIDPENKGPESGAGEMIQHSKPSALSFEGINNIIHDFKKAAKNAKEAGFDGVEIHAANGYLINQFIDSQANNRKDKYGGSVHNRLRFLKEVTQTVCKVFEPDHVGVRLAPLTTLQGCIDDNPRETYIEAAKILESIGIGYIHIAEADWDDAPEMTLEFRNAFRNTFSGKMIYAGKYNLKKAVKAIHDGWADMIGFGRPFIANPDLPTRLKYGIALNKGNPDTYFGGTEIGYTDYSNANLKQKEK; from the coding sequence ATTTTATTTAATGATTTAAAGCTTGGAAATCATCTTTTAAAAAATAGAATTGTTATGCCTCCCATGACCAGATCCAGGGCTGGTCATGGAGATGTGCCAACCTCTTTAATGGCTAAATATTACCAACAAAGAACCAGTGCAGGTTTAATTATTTCAGAGGGTACGCAAATCAGCCAACAAGGAAAAGGTTATGCGTGGACACCAGGTATTCATTCACCGGAACAGGTAAAGGGCTGGAAAGAGGTTACAGATGCAGTTCGCAAAAAGGATGGGGTTATATTTGCCCAATTATGGCATGTTGGTCGCGTATCTCATACATCTCTCCAACCAGCTAATAAGGCTCCTGTTTCATCTTCAGAACTAGTCGCTGATGGAGTTAAAGTTTATATCGATCCAGAAAATAAAGGGCCAGAAAGTGGTGCCGGAGAAATGATTCAACACTCTAAACCGTCTGCCTTAAGTTTTGAAGGTATAAATAACATTATCCATGATTTCAAAAAAGCTGCCAAAAATGCCAAAGAAGCTGGATTTGATGGAGTAGAAATTCATGCAGCGAATGGCTACTTAATCAACCAATTCATCGATTCTCAGGCTAACAATAGAAAAGACAAATATGGAGGTAGTGTTCATAACCGTCTTCGCTTTCTTAAAGAAGTTACCCAAACAGTTTGCAAAGTCTTTGAGCCAGATCATGTCGGTGTTAGATTAGCACCTCTAACTACTCTTCAGGGATGTATTGATGACAACCCACGTGAGACCTATATAGAGGCTGCAAAAATTTTAGAAAGTATTGGTATAGGCTACATCCATATAGCAGAAGCTGACTGGGATGACGCACCGGAGATGACTCTTGAATTTAGAAATGCCTTCAGAAATACTTTTTCAGGAAAGATGATTTATGCAGGTAAATACAACCTAAAAAAAGCAGTTAAAGCAATACATGATGGATGGGCTGACATGATCGGCTTTGGTCGTCCATTTATAGCTAATCCTGATTTACCTACTCGTTTAAAGTATGGAATAGCACTAAATAAAGGCAACCCAGACACATATTTCGGTGGTACTGAAATAGGATATACAGACTACTCAAACGCTAATTTAAAACAGAAAGAGAAATAG
- a CDS encoding SDR family oxidoreductase — MELQLKGKKAFVSGSTQGIGFSIAKVLHEEGADVIINGRTEKKVQNSVQKLSKLKGGTVTGIAADFSEQKQVTSIIDQFAELDILINNVGFFEPKAFPHISDQDWFEIFEVNVLSGIRLSRHYLPKMLDNGWGRIIFISSESAINIPEEMIHYGMTKTAQLAVSRGLAELTKGSNVTVNSVLPGPTRSEGIEDFLTNLAEEENKAKNEIEQEFFNDVRPTSLIQRFAEVNEVANLVAFLSSPLSSAINGTSLRADGGVVKSIL, encoded by the coding sequence ATGGAGTTACAGTTAAAAGGAAAAAAAGCTTTTGTAAGTGGGTCAACGCAAGGCATTGGGTTTTCAATAGCTAAAGTTCTACATGAAGAAGGAGCAGATGTAATAATTAATGGCCGAACCGAGAAAAAGGTCCAGAATTCTGTTCAAAAACTCTCAAAGTTAAAAGGGGGTACAGTTACAGGTATTGCCGCCGATTTTAGTGAACAAAAACAGGTCACATCTATCATTGATCAGTTTGCCGAACTTGACATACTCATCAACAATGTTGGTTTCTTTGAACCAAAAGCTTTCCCTCATATTTCTGATCAAGACTGGTTTGAAATTTTTGAAGTCAATGTCCTAAGTGGCATACGATTATCACGACACTACTTACCCAAAATGCTGGATAATGGTTGGGGAAGAATAATATTCATTTCTAGCGAGTCTGCCATAAATATACCCGAAGAAATGATTCATTATGGTATGACGAAAACAGCACAATTAGCTGTTAGCCGAGGTTTAGCAGAACTCACAAAAGGTTCAAATGTGACCGTTAATTCTGTTCTCCCAGGGCCAACAAGATCAGAAGGTATTGAAGATTTTTTAACTAATCTGGCTGAAGAAGAAAACAAAGCTAAAAACGAAATCGAGCAAGAATTTTTCAATGACGTTCGACCTACTTCATTGATTCAAAGGTTTGCTGAAGTTAATGAAGTTGCCAACTTGGTTGCCTTTCTATCCAGTCCGTTGTCTTCAGCTATTAATGGTACATCACTTCGAGCCGATGGTGGTGTAGTAAAATCAATTTTATAA